A genomic segment from Bartonella ancashensis encodes:
- the fliF gene encoding flagellar basal-body MS-ring/collar protein FliF encodes MLDKLFAFLSSSGNALHKLGARRLVALGLVGITLFGTILFSSFYLTRPSYETLYIGLSRDDVNRIGMALGEAGIAFDVSSEGNSVQVPIGNAEKARMFLAEKGLPTSNNAGYELFDNMGSLGLTSFMQEITRQRALEGEISRTIQAVQGVKAARVHIVLPDKGSFRRVNQKPTASVVIRTDGGFSVESAQSIRQLVAAAVPSLEASSVTVMDTRGHMLASGVDALNGAPIAMASLEHQVASQIDTNIRKQLVPYLGFDHFQTSVQVELDTDRRQISETIFDPESQVVRSVRSIRDQADSQNSRNNDAVGVEQNIPQEEIVSSNGERSTDKKDRREETTNYEISSKVISTVRDGYSVKKLAVAIIVDRSRLVSAGGEKAGSEEFINEEIDRIQHMVSAAAGLDPNRGDIINVTAVDFVGNSDADLEPVKAPLWRSLSPYLPSIINGIALLAAVLLILFLGVRPLMREREKALNARTLTDLGAVPALQNQSGSSESEKITKTNDDALRDLRNRMRVPPQDRLEKMIEMDEERFVGILREWVHDTTAQVT; translated from the coding sequence ATGCTTGATAAACTTTTTGCTTTTCTTTCTTCTTCAGGAAATGCTCTCCATAAACTGGGAGCGAGGCGTTTAGTAGCCCTTGGTTTGGTTGGAATAACACTCTTTGGAACAATTTTATTCTCCAGTTTTTATCTAACACGTCCTTCATATGAAACACTTTATATTGGTCTTTCTCGTGATGATGTAAATCGTATAGGAATGGCTTTGGGTGAGGCTGGAATTGCTTTTGATGTTTCTTCTGAAGGGAATTCCGTTCAAGTCCCCATAGGGAACGCAGAAAAAGCGAGAATGTTTCTTGCAGAAAAAGGTCTCCCAACATCGAATAATGCAGGATATGAATTATTTGATAATATGGGGTCATTAGGATTAACCTCTTTTATGCAAGAAATTACGCGTCAACGTGCATTGGAAGGTGAAATTTCTCGCACTATTCAAGCTGTGCAAGGTGTAAAAGCTGCGCGTGTTCATATTGTTTTGCCTGATAAGGGCTCTTTTCGTAGAGTTAATCAGAAACCTACGGCATCTGTCGTGATCCGCACAGATGGTGGTTTTTCTGTTGAATCTGCGCAATCTATTAGGCAATTGGTTGCAGCTGCAGTTCCTTCGCTTGAAGCAAGCTCGGTGACGGTAATGGATACACGGGGGCATATGTTGGCTTCAGGGGTTGATGCATTAAATGGAGCTCCTATAGCGATGGCTTCTCTCGAGCATCAGGTAGCATCACAGATTGATACCAATATTCGTAAGCAGTTGGTTCCTTATTTAGGGTTTGATCATTTTCAAACTAGCGTACAGGTTGAGTTAGACACAGATCGACGTCAAATTAGTGAAACCATTTTTGATCCAGAATCGCAGGTAGTACGTTCTGTGCGTTCTATACGTGATCAGGCAGATAGCCAAAATAGTCGTAATAATGATGCTGTTGGGGTAGAACAAAATATCCCGCAAGAAGAAATTGTAAGCAGCAATGGGGAAAGATCAACTGATAAAAAAGATCGTCGTGAAGAGACAACAAATTATGAGATCAGCTCTAAAGTTATTTCTACAGTTAGAGATGGCTACAGCGTGAAAAAATTGGCTGTTGCTATCATAGTAGATCGTTCACGTTTAGTTTCTGCAGGTGGTGAAAAGGCAGGCTCTGAAGAGTTTATTAATGAAGAGATAGATCGCATTCAACATATGGTTTCAGCAGCTGCAGGATTGGATCCAAACCGTGGAGATATTATTAACGTAACAGCAGTAGACTTTGTTGGTAATTCTGATGCAGATTTGGAGCCTGTCAAAGCACCTCTTTGGAGATCATTGTCTCCTTATCTGCCAAGTATAATCAATGGGATTGCTTTGTTAGCTGCCGTTTTGCTGATTTTATTTCTTGGTGTGCGTCCATTAATGCGTGAAAGAGAAAAAGCACTTAATGCAAGGACATTGACAGATTTAGGTGCTGTTCCCGCTTTGCAAAATCAATCAGGGAGTTCTGAATCCGAAAAGATAACAAAGACAAATGATGATGCACTCCGTGATTTGCGTAATCGTATGCGTGTTCCTCCGCAGGATCGTCTTGAAAAAATGATAGAAATGGACGAAGAACGTTTTGTTGGGATTTTACGTGAGTGGGTTCATGATACAACTGCGCAGGTTACGTAA